One Mycoplasmopsis bovigenitalium genomic window, AAAGTACAATGGATATTTTGTTTTATAATATGCCATTTTCATTGTTAAATAAGCATAAGCAACCGCATGTGACTTATTAAATCCATATTCGGCAAAACGCTCAATATTACTGTAAATTGAATTGATTTGGGAAATTTTAAGACCATTATTTAATGCGCCTGCAACAAACATTTGTTTATATTGTTTTATTTTAGATTCATCTTTTTTACTTATCGCTCTTCTTAAAAAGTCCGCCTGAGAAAAACTCATGCCTGCAACTTTTTGTGCAATAAGCATTATTTGTTCTTGATAAACCATAATGCCATAGGTAGATTTTAATATCTCATCATAAATAGGATGTATCTTGGTTACAAGGTTAAAATTATCTTTATTTTTAGCATAATCCTTTATGTAAGCCATTGGTCCTGGTCTAAAAAGCGAAATAATCGCATATAAATCATCAAACGTATTCAATTGAACTGTTGAAATTGTTTTTTTCATTCCTGCAGACTCAAGTTGAAATATTCCTTCAGTAAAACCTTTGTTTAATTGGTCAAGTGTTTTAGTGTCATTTAAAATATCAATTTTACTATTGTTAATTAAGTAGTCAAAATGCTCATTTAAAGGTAAATTATTTTCAATATTTTTTACCTCTGTCAATGTTTTTAAGCCTAATAAGTCAATTTTTAATAAACCAAAATTTTCAACATAATCCATTGTCAATTGAACTTGTTGATAATCAGTTGCGTTCATAGATGTAGGTGCATAATTAGATATTTTTTGTTTTGCAATAATTAAACCAGCGGGGTGGAAACTCTGTTGTCTAGGTAAACCTTCAATTTTTAATGAATATTCTAAAAGTTGAGGATATTTTTCAATCTCAATAATAAAACTATGGTTTTTTATTGAGGCTTGAGCAAGAGAATCTCAACCATCAAGTGTTTTAGAAATTCTATTAATATCTGCCAAACTTATCCCAAGCACTCTTCCAACATCTCTTATTGCAGTTTTTGCTCCAATTGTCTGAAAAGTTGAAATCAAAGCAATATTGTCAGCCCCATATTTATCTTTTAAGTAATCAAAAACTCCTTGTCTTCTGTCATCTTGTATATCGATATCAATGTCAGGCCAACTAACTCTTTCTGGATTCAAAAAACGCTCAAATAATAGGTCATATTTAAGTGGGTTAATTGACGTAATGTTTAGTAAATAAGAAACAAAAGAACCGCCAGCGCTACCTCGTCCAGGGCCAATAGCAATGTTATTATTTTTAGCTCAATTAACAAGATCTTGAATTATTAAAAAATAATTAACAAATCCAAGTTTTCTAATTATATTAACTTCTGATGTTAAACGAGAATATCAAACATCTTTGTCTTTTGGTAATTCATGAGCAATTCTTTGCAATCCTTCATTAATAAGTTTGGCAAAAAGTTTTTCATTTGTTTCATCATCGTTATTTTCAAAGCGTGCTAAATTTAGAGTTTTTGGCGGCAATTCAAAGTTACACTGATCTATTATTTTATTAATTCGATCAATAATTATTGGATCAACATCCGGAGAATCAAAATAATTATCATATTGAATTGTTGTTGGTAAATTAGCAACTTTTTGAAGTATATTTAGTGCTTCATTATCCTCAATATTTAATAATTGATTTTGTCTAACATAAATTCCGTTTTCAATTGAAATATCAATTGAATTCACAAAATAATTGCCATTGTTTATAATGTAGTTTTTCTTAGTTTTTGCATAGTAACCATTTGTTGGGTGATCTATGACAAAAATATTATTATCAATAATGTTTTCTATTGATAATTCAATATTTTTTGATTTATCTAGTATTAAATTATTTATTTTTTGAAAACCAGCGTAGTTTTTTGCTAATAAAATAAAACGGTATTGAGCAATATCAATATCAACCCCAACAATTGGTTTAATTTGATATTTTGAACAAAGATCTAAGAAAATTCCTAGACCAAACATATTGTTATAGTCTGTTAGCACCACAGCTTTTAAATTATTCTCTTTTGATTGCTTAACAAGATCTTCAATTCTTATTAAAGAGTTTAAAAACGAGTATTCAGTTGTGTTATATAAATTTATAAATTTATTCATATAATAATCATAAATTATCAATTTAACTTTTAAAATAAATTCCTAAATATTTGTTTAATAAACGAATAATTAATGTTTTATCCAACATTAAATATTGATTATCTGATACAAAACATAAGAAAAAAATGGCGCTATTTGCCATTTTGTTCATAAATTAATTTACCTTGAATTCGTCCACGCTCTAAGTCATTATCCAAAATCTCAATTGTGATGTTATCACCAACTTTCACGATTTCAGAAGGATGTTTTATAAAATGATTGTTATCTTTCTTCATATTACTAATATGAACTAAAACATTCTGTTTGATACCGATATAGACAAAAATACCAAAATCAGTAATACTTTGCACAGAACCTGTAATAATTAATCCTTTTTTTACATCTTCAGCGTTTAAAACATCTTTTTTAAGTATGTAGCCTTCTTTTTGGTCTCTTATATCCTTAGTAGGGTTTTTTAGCGATTCAATAATTAGCGTTATATCATAAATATTTGAATTGAATTTATTAGCTAACTCTTCAATATTTGCTGCTTCCAAAATTGATTTGTCTATATTTCCCAAATCAATTTTTAAATACTCACAAACGTCAAAAGCAAGCTTGTATGATTCAGGGTGAATTGAAGTTCTATCAAAGAAATTTTTAGAATCGTGAATTCTTAAAAAACCAACTGATTGTTCGAATGCTTTTGCACCTAAACCCTTAACTTTTTTAAGTTGCGAACGGTCACTAAAACGATTGATTTCACTTCGATAATCAATTATGTTCTGAGCAATTTTCTCACTTAATCCAGAAATGTGTTTTAGGATCGTTTTTGAGGCAGTATTTAAGTCAACTCCAACCTGGTTGACAACTTTGTCAACTTTAAAATCTAGTGCCTTGGATAATTCTTTTTGGTCAACATCATGTTGATATTGACCAACACCTAAGCTTTTTGGGTCGATTTTAACTAATTCATTCAAAGGGTCTTGGAAACGACGCGCAATATTAATTGCACTACGTTCCTCAACACTAAAATCAGGGAATTCTTCTTGAGCAATTTTTGATGCTGAATATACAGAAGCACCAACTTCGCTAACAACAACATATGAAATATCACTCTTATCATCGCGTTGTTTAATTAAATTAGCGATAAATTCCTCAGTTTCTCTCGAAGCAGTTCCATTGCCAATTGCAATAACGTTAACATTATATTCATTGATTAAATCATTTACAATCTTTGCGGCTTGAACTTTTTGGTTTTTTGGTGGAGTTGGATAAATAATATCTTTATCTAAAAAGTTTCCTTGTGGATCAATTACTGCAATTTTGCAACCATGTATATATGCTGGGTCAATTGCTAAAACAGTTTTATTTTTTACCGCAGGTCAAAGTAGCATTGATTCAAGACTATTTGCAAATAATTCAACAGCTTCTTTTTCTGCTCTTGCAAATAAATCAGATTTAATTTCGCGAATTATTGAAGGTGCAATTAAACGTTCAAAACTGTCTATCACAGCTTCATGAATAATTTTTCCTGTTTGTTTATTTTTAAAATAAAGTGCATTGATTTGATAAATTAAATGATTTTGATTAAAATCAATATCATATGAAATAATTTTTTTGTCTTCTGCACGTGAAATTGCAAGAACTCTGTGGTTTGGAATTTGTTTTACTTTTTCCTTGAAATCATAATAAAGTTCAAAGTTTTTATTTTCATCTTCAGCATTCTTTTTAAGTTTAGTAATAATTGTTCCAAATTTATAAAGCTGACCTTTTACATAGTCTCTTGCTAAGGCATCTTGCGATATTCATTGACTAATGATATATTTAGCTTGCTCTATTGCAAATTCTACTGTTGGCACTTTATCATTAATGTATTTTTCTGCATCTCTATAAGGGCTGTATTTTGGATCATTGTTGGTGAAAATTTCTTTTGCAAGCGGTTCAAGACCTAAAGCAATAGCCTCTGTGGCTTTTGTTTTTTTGCCAACTTTAAATGGTTCATAAATGTTTTCAACCTGAGCTTTAGTTTCTGCCAATCTCAATTTATTTTCAATATCTTTGGTCAAAAGATCTTTTTCTTTAAGTATTTGAATTATTGCTTCTTTTCTTTTGTTTAGTTCAATGTTGTATTCATACATATCACTAATTTTTTGAATAACTTCTTCATCTAAACCGCCAGTTTGGTCTTGACGATATCTAGCAATAAAAGGGACAGTTGAATTTTCTGCCAATAAAGCTAAAACAACTTGAACCTGTTTAATATCAAGTTCAAGTTGTTTAGCCACGAATTTAATTGATATTTCATTCATGTTTCATCCTTAATTTTGTGTATTGGTTTGATTTGTTGTTTGTAAATTAAATCAAGCATCTAAAACAAGTTTCAATGTTACTATTTGTGCTTTTTTAATTTGTGTCTTTGCATCATCTCCAAACATTTTTTTAGAAATAAGTTGTTTGTATTTTTCAATAATATTTTTGTCAAATGTTTCTTTAAAATTGAATGATTTTTGAGCTTGTGAAGGTTTGTTTAAAACAATTTTAACGTTTGAATTTTCACTCTTCATTGTTTCAATAGCAATTGCCAGTTCATTCAACTTGTTTGCTAAGTGCAATTTTGTATTATTATCCGATTCAATAAAGTTTCTATCCATTAATTTATAAGATAGTTTGTCAGAAATTGTAGTTTGTACAGCAGCGTTTACAAATTCATTTGTGACGTTTGTTGCGCTATTATAAACAGATTTTAACGCTTCTTGTTCATCTTGGTTTGAGTCTTTAAAATTAATAGTTATTGTTTTATTTTCGTAGTCTTTAATTATTTGTGCTTGTGAAAGGTGCTTTGCGAATTCAACATAAACTGACAAGACTTTTTGTTTGTCAATTACACTTTCAAATTTAAGTGATTGGAATTCTTTAACAAAACCATTTTTGAATTCTTTAATTATTTCCGAAGAACCTTTATCAAAGATTTTCCCAAAATCTATTTGTCCGTTTTGATTTACATATTCATTATAGTCATGTTGTTTATTGTTTTTGTTTTGTTTTTTAGCTGCAGATTCAGAAATATTTTTTGATGCTTCATTAATAAATTCATCCATATTAATTTCGTCTTTTAA contains:
- the dnaE gene encoding DNA polymerase III subunit alpha, giving the protein MNKFINLYNTTEYSFLNSLIRIEDLVKQSKENNLKAVVLTDYNNMFGLGIFLDLCSKYQIKPIVGVDIDIAQYRFILLAKNYAGFQKINNLILDKSKNIELSIENIIDNNIFVIDHPTNGYYAKTKKNYIINNGNYFVNSIDISIENGIYVRQNQLLNIEDNEALNILQKVANLPTTIQYDNYFDSPDVDPIIIDRINKIIDQCNFELPPKTLNLARFENNDDETNEKLFAKLINEGLQRIAHELPKDKDVWYSRLTSEVNIIRKLGFVNYFLIIQDLVNWAKNNNIAIGPGRGSAGGSFVSYLLNITSINPLKYDLLFERFLNPERVSWPDIDIDIQDDRRQGVFDYLKDKYGADNIALISTFQTIGAKTAIRDVGRVLGISLADINRISKTLDGWDSLAQASIKNHSFIIEIEKYPQLLEYSLKIEGLPRQQSFHPAGLIIAKQKISNYAPTSMNATDYQQVQLTMDYVENFGLLKIDLLGLKTLTEVKNIENNLPLNEHFDYLINNSKIDILNDTKTLDQLNKGFTEGIFQLESAGMKKTISTVQLNTFDDLYAIISLFRPGPMAYIKDYAKNKDNFNLVTKIHPIYDEILKSTYGIMVYQEQIMLIAQKVAGMSFSQADFLRRAISKKDESKIKQYKQMFVAGALNNGLKISQINSIYSNIERFAEYGFNKSHAVAYAYLTMKMAYYKTKYPLYFYSALISSNRNSQTKISSIVDEIKNRGIKVNSPDIHYSQMSATIVDNEIYLPFDVIKGFGTEGVNKILNERKNNGEFSTNLNETILRLRFAGITESMIETLTKANVFRKYGNVKFIENSLTAIFECYKLFAKKTWLDSKQTIIDLGYLDLNHDLVEQDIDYEAKNEINLLGQIYNAFNTAKYKNDSGFKLLTLPVGSTEFIVTNVKAIRKLNQKPFFVIELNDDTKTQAFFINNFAWNLWSPLKSGDVIKAQIKNDKGKLKLLSYKEI
- a CDS encoding helix-hairpin-helix domain-containing protein, which produces MNEISIKFVAKQLELDIKQVQVVLALLAENSTVPFIARYRQDQTGGLDEEVIQKISDMYEYNIELNKRKEAIIQILKEKDLLTKDIENKLRLAETKAQVENIYEPFKVGKKTKATEAIALGLEPLAKEIFTNNDPKYSPYRDAEKYINDKVPTVEFAIEQAKYIISQWISQDALARDYVKGQLYKFGTIITKLKKNAEDENKNFELYYDFKEKVKQIPNHRVLAISRAEDKKIISYDIDFNQNHLIYQINALYFKNKQTGKIIHEAVIDSFERLIAPSIIREIKSDLFARAEKEAVELFANSLESMLLWPAVKNKTVLAIDPAYIHGCKIAVIDPQGNFLDKDIIYPTPPKNQKVQAAKIVNDLINEYNVNVIAIGNGTASRETEEFIANLIKQRDDKSDISYVVVSEVGASVYSASKIAQEEFPDFSVEERSAINIARRFQDPLNELVKIDPKSLGVGQYQHDVDQKELSKALDFKVDKVVNQVGVDLNTASKTILKHISGLSEKIAQNIIDYRSEINRFSDRSQLKKVKGLGAKAFEQSVGFLRIHDSKNFFDRTSIHPESYKLAFDVCEYLKIDLGNIDKSILEAANIEELANKFNSNIYDITLIIESLKNPTKDIRDQKEGYILKKDVLNAEDVKKGLIITGSVQSITDFGIFVYIGIKQNVLVHISNMKKDNNHFIKHPSEIVKVGDNITIEILDNDLERGRIQGKLIYEQNGK